The genomic window TTGGGAGATAGGTTTTATGTTAGACAGAGCCAATAATGTGGTAAAAGACCAACCGATGCTAGATGCCATTATTGCAGGATCTAAGTAAATAGTAAGAGATAGTATAACTAAATAGAAATGCTTTTTCTAGAGGTTCATGCTTAGCCTTGAATTTAAAAAGAGGTTGTATCATAAATATAGATTTGTCATCCTGAGAGGTTAGTTTTAACAAAGGAGGGGTTATAGCAGGGGCCGCAGAATCGTCATTTCGACCGCAGTGTTCCGAAGGAACTCCTTCGGAGGTGAAATCTTTAAATGAAGTATGTTAAAAGATTTCTCTCCCGAAAGTTCGGGACTGCGCTTCAGTCGAAATGACGACTGATTTTCTAAACTCTTACTACGTATAGGAATCTCACCGAAACCATGAATTTAAACTTAAAATTATTGCAATTGCACACACACACACACAAATTAGATCAACAATGAATATTAAGAAAGAAAGTATTGCAGGTAACAGCGCTTTTTGCTGTAGCGGGGCTACGGGCCCAAAACCCGATTATACAAACCATTTATGCATCCTCTCAATTATAAATTAAAAATGAATACAGCAAGTAAAAGCATATTTACACTTGTCTCCGCTATTATCTTCAACTTAATAAGTATAAGTACGCTTTCCGCACAAACTGTTTGGCTAGATGAACTGGATCTCAGCCCAACTACACAGGGCTGGGGCATACCTAAAAAAAACAGGTCGGTTGATGGCAATATCATGACCATCGCAGGCAAAACCTTTGAGCGTGGTTTCGGCACACACGCAGAAAGCTCTCTTTTTATTCAGCTCGGGGGTAAGGCAAATTCGTTTACCGCGCAGGTTGGCGTTGATGATGAGGTGAAAGGCAATTATCCCGCCGTAGAGTTTATTGTATTCGGCGATGGAGCGAAGCTTTGGTCGAGCGGTGTAATGCATTTGGGCGATACTGCCCGGCCATGTAATGTGAAACTTTCGGGTGTGAAAAAACTTGAGCTGCGGGTAACTGAAATAGGGCACAACAACCATGCAGACTGGGCAGATGCAAAATTTGAGGCGGTCGGCGTATCAACTTTTGCTACTTTTTATCCTATCCCAAGTGAGCCCTATATTCTTACCCCTAAGCCATCGGCAAAACCGAAGATCAATAGCGCAAGCGTTTTCGGTGTCCGCCCGGGCTCGCCGGTTCAGTTCAGGATACCTGCCACAGGAGACCGGCCAATGACCTTTCAGGTTACCGGCTTGCCTCAGGGATTAAACCTGGATCAAAAAACAGGGCTCATCACCGGTAAGCTTGGAAAAGCCGGCACTTACGCTGTTCAATTGAAGGCAAAGAATGCGAAAGGCATATCCGAAAAAAGTTTACGCATTATCTGTGGAGATAAAATTGCACTTACCCCGCCAATGGGTTGGAATAGTTGGAATTGTTTCGCTGGAGAAGTTTCTGGTGAGAAAGTTAAGCGCGCTGCGGAAGCAATGGTGAAAACCGGACTTATAAATTACGGATGGGATTATGTAAATATTGACGGGTACTGGCAAAATAACCGCGATTCGAAAGATCCCGACCTGCAAGGTAAGCTGCGGGACGAGGCTGGTAATATAGTTCCTAATAAAAGGTTTGGAGATATGAAAGCCCTGACAGGCTATGTGCATGGTCTTGGTTTGAAGATCGGTATCTATTCCAGTCCCGGTCCCTGGACCTGTGATGGCGGTGCCGGTAGTTATGGCTATGAAAAGCAAGATGCCGAAACTTATGCCAAATGGGGCTTCGATTATCTGAAATACGATTGGTGCAGCTATGGAGGAGTGCTAAATGGAATACCTGATAACGACCCAAACAAAGTAGTCTCCATATCTTATAATGGAGGTTATCAATTGTCAACCGCCGTTAAACCATATAAACTAATGGGAGAGTACATCCGTCAGCAACCCCGCGACATTGTTTTCAGCTTGTGTCAGTACGGAATGTCGGATGTTTGGAAATGGGGCGATTCGGTAGGCGGAAACAGCTGGCGTACAACGAATGATATAACAGACAACTGGTCCAACGTTAAAGGCATTGCATTAGCGCAGGATCAGTCTGCAGCCTGGGCTAAACCCGGTAACTGGAACGATGCGGATATGCTGGTTGTAGGACATGTGGGCTGGGGTAACCTTCATCCAAGCTTGCTTAGACCAGACGAGCAGTATCTTCACGTCAGCCTTTGGAGCCTTTTCTCTTCTCCGCTGCTAATTGGTTGCGATATGGAAAAGCTGGATGCCTTTACCCTGAATTTATTGACAAACGATGAAGTGATTGCTGTTAATCAGGATGCGCTTGGCAAACAAGCTACCTGTGTTCAGACTATCGGCGATCTGCGCATTTATGCAAAAGAATTGGAGGACGGGAGTCGTGCAGTAGGCTTTTGCAATTTCGGTCTGGAGAAAGTGGATATCGCTTACAAGGATCTGAATAAGCTTGGTATTTCAGGAAAGCAAAAGGTGCGTGATCTTTGGCGTCAGAAAGATATTACAACAATCCGTGCAGACAAAGAGGCGCTTTCGGTAAAGGTTCCGGCACATGGAGTGACGCTGTACAAGTTTACACCGGTTAAATAGCCCCACCGTGCTTTATGTGGAACAAACATTTAATTCATTATAAAAGATAAATACATGAAACTTAAATTTTCAATCCGTTCATTTTGTACACAGTTACTGCCTTGAAATTAGCAATTGCACAAACTAATCCCGAGTTGGAGCATGCATGTTGCGTGTGCCAGCTAAAGCAACGCCCGTTAACGGCCCTATTTATTTTATCACACACCGATTCATGAAAGCAATTTTTAATTCACTTCCGCTAATTCTTCTTTTATTTTTCTTTAAATCTAATGCACAACAAATCATGCATCAGGATGCTGTCCAGACGGTGAAACTACAGGGCAATGCCGGGGGGAAGCGTTTCGATGGAATTGGTGTGGTAAATGGGGGAGGCGCTACATCGGTACTGCTGAAGGATTATCCCGAACCCCAACGCAGTCAGATTCTCGACTTTCTTTATAAGCCAAAATTTGGTGCTTCCGTAAGCGCACTGCTTGTTGAGATTCCCGGGGATGGTAATTCAACGCAGGGGTCTATGCCGAGCCACATGCACACGCGTAACGATCTTGATTACTCCAGAGGCTATACCTGGTGGATCTTACAGGAAGCCAAAAAGCGCAATCCCGATCTTAGCCTTGATGCTACCGCATGGAGCGCTCCCGGATGGGTTGGGAACGGAAATTTTTGGTCGCAGGATGCAGCCGATTATTACGTTAAATGGCTGCAGGGACTTCGTAAAGTTTATGGCCTTGAATTAGATGCCATTGGCTGCCGCAACGAAAAGGGATCTGACTACAATTTTGCGAAGACACTCCGTTCTACCCTTAATGCCAATGGGTTCGAAAAAATTAAGCTTCATGGGTTTGATCTCTGGTGGAAAGACAAACTAGACTTCGTCAAGGACTTGTCTAAAGATGAGCAGCTTCGTAATTCTATAGATATTATCAGCGCTCATACCTTTTATGAAGGAGATACCGCTTCCCAACAAGTTCAGGAAATGGCTCAGAAACTTGATAAACCTATCTGGAATACCGAGGATCATGTTTATAAGAAAGGCTTCGATTGCCTGATCAGTATTGTGGAGTGTTTCAACCGCAACTTTATTCAAAGCGGTGCTACCAAGATTGTGAATTGGTATGATATCGCAGGTGTTTACCCCATCGAGCCTTATTCTGAAGACCCTGCTGCTGTACTGGCGCAATCTCCGTGGAGCGGGCATTATCAGGTACGCGAGGCTTTGTGGGGCTATGCTCATTACGGGCAATTCTCGAAAGTTGGATGGCAATACCTGAATGGGGGTAGTGTTAAGCTTAAAGGTGGTGGAACTTTAGTAACCTTAAAGTCGCCTGAAAAGGAATACAGCATCATTATCGAAACAAAAAACGCAAAAGCTCCACAACAAATCCGTTTTCAGATCAGCGAGGGGTTGTCTCTAAAACAGCTTTGCGTATGGCGTAGTAACGAGAAAGAGCATTTTGTACAGCAAGCTGGTATAAAACCAACAAAGGGCACATTTACACTTACCTTAGCGCCCAATTCTGTTTACTCTCTTTCCACCACTACAGGGCAACAGAAAGGAAACTTTGCTAATATTCCCGATGCAAAGCCTTTCCCCTTTCCATATTATGAAACATTTGAGCAATATTCCTCACCTAAAGTATGGGGGCATTTACCACGCTACACTGCTGATATTGTCGATGCCTTTGAAATCACAGAACGCCCGGATAAAAAAGGCAAGTGCCTGCGCCAGGTTGTTCCAGAGGGAACCAACTCCTGGGGGCCAGATTGGCGGCCTTACAGTATTTTAGGTGATGCGCAGTGGAAGGACTATGAAGTAAGCGCTGATGTCTATCTAAATGCAGGCGATAATGCAGGGGTTATGGGCAGGGTAAACCACGTCGGTACCGGGTATGGATTTATTCCAAAAGGCTATTACCTACAGCTTGAAGATAATGGCAAATGCAGCATAATTATAACCAGGGGAAAAGAAGATAAAAAGGAACTTACCGGAGATGCTGAACAACAAGCAATTATCAAGAAACAAAACGATGAAAGCGCAGGTGGAGAAAAGGTGCTTGGTGAAATACAACTTTCAAATATCAACCACAGCCAATGGCATAACCTGAAACTCCGATTCGAAGGATCTGTTATTAGCGCCTTCGTTGATGAAAAACAGGTACTACAAGTGACAGATAGTTTGTACACCCAGGGAATGGCAGGACTGATTGCTGGTGGTGGAAAAAAGCTCAGTACACCTTTTTACGATAATTTATTGATCAAGGGCAAAAATATTCCTATGCCAAAACCTTCTCTTGCAGCACCAGGACAACTGCCGATTTATATCGTTAAATAATGCTAAAATTAATTGCAATTATAATATACACAGACATTTAAAATGACAATAAGTATCAAAAAGATAGTTTTACAGTTAACAGCTCTTTTTGCTGCAGCGAGCCTACAGGCTCAAAACCCGATTATACAAACCATTTATACAGCCGATCCGGCGCCGATGGTATATAAAGATACCGTTTACCTGTACACCGGGCATGATGAAGATAAATCGACTGTGTTTGTGATGAAAAACTGGCACTGTTTCACATCTACCGATATGGTGAACTGGACAGATCGCGGATCGCCTCTGTCGGTTAAAACGTTCAACTGGGCGAAACAAGACGCCTGGGCTGGGCAATGCATTGCCAGGAATGGAAAGTTTTTCTGGTACGTACCTATGACTCATGAAACGATGGGAATGTCAATCGGGGTGGCTGTTTCTGATAGTCCTACAGGTCCGTTTAAAGATGCGCTTGGAAAACCACTGGTTCACAGCGGTTACGGAGATATCGACCCCACAGTATTTATTGATGGCGATGGTCAGGCATATCTCTACTGGGGGAACCCTTATCTTAAATACGTAAAGTTGAATCCGGATATGATTTCTTACGCTGGCGAGGTAGTTACGGTGCCGTTGAATAAAGAAGGTTTTAATGTACGATTTAAAGATGTTGATAAAAGACCTTCAGCATATGAGGAAGCTCCATGGTTTTACAAGCGCAAAAACCTGTATTATATGCATTATGCCGCAGGAGGTGTGCCTGAACATTTGGCATATTCAACCAGTACAAGTCCTACCGGACCATGGGTTTACCGGGATACCACTATGCAGGTAATTGGCAAGGGAGGCGCTTTTACCAATCATCCAGGTGTGATCGTTTATAAAGGCAAATCATATTTATTCTATCATAACGGTGCATTACCAGGTGGCGGTGGTTTTACCCGTTCCGTTTGTGTAGATGAGTTTCAGTATAATCAGGATGGGAGCATTCCGCGGATAATTCCAACAACCGAAGGTGTAAAACCTGTTGAACATTTAAATCCATTTATCCGGCAGGAAGCGGAAACTATAGCCTGGGAGCAGGGAATTGAAACCGAACGCAGCAGCCATGCGGGAATTTATGTAACAGAAATTAACAATGGCGATTTTATCAAAGTCCGAAGTGTTGATTTTAATAACGGAGCAAAAATATTTCAGGCAAATGTTTCATCGGCATCAGGCGGTTTTATCGAAATACATATGGATAGCCTCGAAGGAGAACTATTGGGATCCTGTGAGGTTAAAAACACAGGAGGTTTGCAAAGTTGGACAACCGTTTCAACTAAAGTAAAGAAGACAAAGGGTGTTCACGATATCTACTTTGTTTTTAAAGGCAGTCAAGGCGATCTGTTCAATTTCAACTGGTGGAGATTCGATAAATAAGATCTTCCTTAAAGAATAATTAATCAACTGAAATAAACCCTTAATGGGTATTCGTTAGATAAAATAAAAACATGTTTAGAAAAAAAGTATTGTTAAGTACAGTCGTTGTTATGGCTTTTCTGGGAGGCAGAGAATTCGCAAAAGCTCAAACTATTGTAGAAAAACCAAAAGTAGTTAATGGAAGTTTGGCAGAAAAATTCGCAAATGTTTCGCCAAAACTTAGCTCCAATAATGCCAATCCTTTATTAGATTTTATGTTTACGGCAGATCCAACAGCCGTAGAATACAATGGAAGAATTTATGTGTACGGCACAAATGATCATCAACAGTATGAGCATGTTGGAAAAGATGGGAAAAATTCATATGAGCATATCCGTACACTGGTGATGATGTCTTCCGATGATATGGTTAACTGGACCTACCATGGTCTCATCAATACTGCCGGGCTGGCACCATGGAGCCAGAATTCCTGGGCGCCTTCCATTACATCCAGAAAGGAAGCAGATGGCAAGACGCACTTCTATCTGTATTACTCCAATAGTGGTATTGGTACAGCCATGCTTACTTCCACCTCTCCGGTTGGCCCATGGAAAGACCCATTGGGAAAGAACATAATCGATCGTTCTGTTCCCGGTGTGGATGTTGATGCTCCATTCGATCCAGGGGTTGTGATTGACGACCAGGGAACAGGCTGGTTGACTTTTGGAGGCGGATCGCCTAAAACGAAATATATGCCGGATAATGCCAGAATCGTTAAATTGGGAAAAGATATGATCAGTTTGGCCAGCGATGTTGCTAAAATACCCGCCCCTTATTTTTTCGAGGCAAGTGATCTTAACTTTATCAACGGAACCTGGGTTTATACCTATAATACAAACTGGGAAGAACGCACAGAATGGCCTTATAGCAATATTGATAAACCAACCAAATGCAACATGTCTTATATGACGAGTAAAACACCCTTAAGTCCCGACAGTTGGAAGTATCGCGATAATTATTTTAAGAATACTGGCGAGGTTAACGTGGGCCCCTGGACGAACAATCACACCCACCTGTTCAAGTTTAAAGGGAAATATTATATTACCTACCATGCCATGTATTTACAGGATTATTTTGGCACCAAAGGTGGTTTCCGTAATGTAGGTATCGAAGAAATGCAGGTGGATGAAAAGAATGTGAATTTTCAAATGGGCAAAGCAACCTTTAAAGGTCCGTCACAACTTAATCCATTAAATCCATTCGTTCTTCAGCAGGCAGAAACCACAGCAGGTACTTCGGGTCAAGTCCAGTTCGAAGCTGTTGATAATCCTGGCAATATGGTTGCCAAAGGAAAAGCAGATCAACAATGTATCATGGTGCGTGGAGCCGATTTCAGCAAACAGATTCCCGCCAAATTCGAAGCC from Flavobacterium sp. W4I14 includes these protein-coding regions:
- a CDS encoding alpha-galactosidase (product_source=KO:K07407; cath_funfam=2.60.40.1180,3.20.20.70; ko=KO:K07407; pfam=PF05345,PF08305,PF16499,PF17801; smart=SM00776; superfamily=49313,49785,51011,51445; transmembrane_helix_parts=Inside_1_6,TMhelix_7_29,Outside_30_675); this encodes MNTASKSIFTLVSAIIFNLISISTLSAQTVWLDELDLSPTTQGWGIPKKNRSVDGNIMTIAGKTFERGFGTHAESSLFIQLGGKANSFTAQVGVDDEVKGNYPAVEFIVFGDGAKLWSSGVMHLGDTARPCNVKLSGVKKLELRVTEIGHNNHADWADAKFEAVGVSTFATFYPIPSEPYILTPKPSAKPKINSASVFGVRPGSPVQFRIPATGDRPMTFQVTGLPQGLNLDQKTGLITGKLGKAGTYAVQLKAKNAKGISEKSLRIICGDKIALTPPMGWNSWNCFAGEVSGEKVKRAAEAMVKTGLINYGWDYVNIDGYWQNNRDSKDPDLQGKLRDEAGNIVPNKRFGDMKALTGYVHGLGLKIGIYSSPGPWTCDGGAGSYGYEKQDAETYAKWGFDYLKYDWCSYGGVLNGIPDNDPNKVVSISYNGGYQLSTAVKPYKLMGEYIRQQPRDIVFSLCQYGMSDVWKWGDSVGGNSWRTTNDITDNWSNVKGIALAQDQSAAWAKPGNWNDADMLVVGHVGWGNLHPSLLRPDEQYLHVSLWSLFSSPLLIGCDMEKLDAFTLNLLTNDEVIAVNQDALGKQATCVQTIGDLRIYAKELEDGSRAVGFCNFGLEKVDIAYKDLNKLGISGKQKVRDLWRQKDITTIRADKEALSVKVPAHGVTLYKFTPVK
- a CDS encoding galactosylceramidase (product_source=KO:K01202; cath_funfam=2.60.120.560,3.20.20.80; ko=KO:K01202; pfam=PF02057; superfamily=49899,51445) — its product is MLRVPAKATPVNGPIYFITHRFMKAIFNSLPLILLLFFFKSNAQQIMHQDAVQTVKLQGNAGGKRFDGIGVVNGGGATSVLLKDYPEPQRSQILDFLYKPKFGASVSALLVEIPGDGNSTQGSMPSHMHTRNDLDYSRGYTWWILQEAKKRNPDLSLDATAWSAPGWVGNGNFWSQDAADYYVKWLQGLRKVYGLELDAIGCRNEKGSDYNFAKTLRSTLNANGFEKIKLHGFDLWWKDKLDFVKDLSKDEQLRNSIDIISAHTFYEGDTASQQVQEMAQKLDKPIWNTEDHVYKKGFDCLISIVECFNRNFIQSGATKIVNWYDIAGVYPIEPYSEDPAAVLAQSPWSGHYQVREALWGYAHYGQFSKVGWQYLNGGSVKLKGGGTLVTLKSPEKEYSIIIETKNAKAPQQIRFQISEGLSLKQLCVWRSNEKEHFVQQAGIKPTKGTFTLTLAPNSVYSLSTTTGQQKGNFANIPDAKPFPFPYYETFEQYSSPKVWGHLPRYTADIVDAFEITERPDKKGKCLRQVVPEGTNSWGPDWRPYSILGDAQWKDYEVSADVYLNAGDNAGVMGRVNHVGTGYGFIPKGYYLQLEDNGKCSIIITRGKEDKKELTGDAEQQAIIKKQNDESAGGEKVLGEIQLSNINHSQWHNLKLRFEGSVISAFVDEKQVLQVTDSLYTQGMAGLIAGGGKKLSTPFYDNLLIKGKNIPMPKPSLAAPGQLPIYIVK
- a CDS encoding arabinoxylan arabinofuranohydrolase (product_source=KO:K15921; cath_funfam=2.115.10.20,2.60.120.260; cleavage_site_network=SignalP-noTM; ko=KO:K15921; pfam=PF03422,PF04616; smart=SM00606; superfamily=49785,75005) → MTISIKKIVLQLTALFAAASLQAQNPIIQTIYTADPAPMVYKDTVYLYTGHDEDKSTVFVMKNWHCFTSTDMVNWTDRGSPLSVKTFNWAKQDAWAGQCIARNGKFFWYVPMTHETMGMSIGVAVSDSPTGPFKDALGKPLVHSGYGDIDPTVFIDGDGQAYLYWGNPYLKYVKLNPDMISYAGEVVTVPLNKEGFNVRFKDVDKRPSAYEEAPWFYKRKNLYYMHYAAGGVPEHLAYSTSTSPTGPWVYRDTTMQVIGKGGAFTNHPGVIVYKGKSYLFYHNGALPGGGGFTRSVCVDEFQYNQDGSIPRIIPTTEGVKPVEHLNPFIRQEAETIAWEQGIETERSSHAGIYVTEINNGDFIKVRSVDFNNGAKIFQANVSSASGGFIEIHMDSLEGELLGSCEVKNTGGLQSWTTVSTKVKKTKGVHDIYFVFKGSQGDLFNFNWWRFDK
- a CDS encoding arabinoxylan arabinofuranohydrolase (product_source=KO:K15921; cath_funfam=2.115.10.20,2.60.120.260; cleavage_site_network=SignalP-noTM; ko=KO:K15921; pfam=PF04616; superfamily=49785,75005); the encoded protein is MFRKKVLLSTVVVMAFLGGREFAKAQTIVEKPKVVNGSLAEKFANVSPKLSSNNANPLLDFMFTADPTAVEYNGRIYVYGTNDHQQYEHVGKDGKNSYEHIRTLVMMSSDDMVNWTYHGLINTAGLAPWSQNSWAPSITSRKEADGKTHFYLYYSNSGIGTAMLTSTSPVGPWKDPLGKNIIDRSVPGVDVDAPFDPGVVIDDQGTGWLTFGGGSPKTKYMPDNARIVKLGKDMISLASDVAKIPAPYFFEASDLNFINGTWVYTYNTNWEERTEWPYSNIDKPTKCNMSYMTSKTPLSPDSWKYRDNYFKNTGEVNVGPWTNNHTHLFKFKGKYYITYHAMYLQDYFGTKGGFRNVGIEEMQVDEKNVNFQMGKATFKGPSQLNPLNPFVLQQAETTAGTSGQVQFEAVDNPGNMVAKGKADQQCIMVRGADFSKQIPAKFEARVKGKGKIDVYVNNLKGTPLVSLTCDEKEWTTLSKKIDLKIDKGVDNIYFVFNGEDFLFDEWKFIR